Proteins encoded together in one Kingella oralis window:
- a CDS encoding replication initiation factor domain-containing protein encodes MNTCQITQNEQGTFDLYINGQFVRSYTRKADAKRGFSRLEKQAASGCDDVAASSRQAIADTAAQSAPASNTGGQNGAACETADKSSKAQKPTLHAHSTKTSQFVMVNGKLKEIPLRQGNATAAHIDTLTFTFTQDVLVEPDLPIDGQHPENIRQLAEKLSELMHTLMGFGIYQQKNGINGYKYSFLMGTETAKYGVIAFGGLNQKDSIMIHLYGDGLTAAQDGWENRLYSWLEVFAPFAKITRIDLAHDFINGEFTPDQAKTAWESGGFDNKGQRPRARLHGYDWLDDKRTGKTFYVGTPNSSRMVRVYDKGCEQGDNSSPWVRFELQLRNRDYIIPHDILISAGSYLTAAYPICQDLFSRFREQLKKAERIKKTEMINLEHVLKYASQACSPCINALERFGFDDEEIKVLLKGGKTKLPKRLGADKHDCRQANVQYIHQMKTIANQHNSEVKNYMNEISERERQAKFHQRMDKLAQEAKLFRMQQAFDNSWQAAWYDQL; translated from the coding sequence ATGAATACCTGCCAAATCACCCAAAACGAACAAGGTACATTTGATTTATACATCAACGGTCAATTCGTCCGCAGCTACACCCGCAAAGCCGATGCCAAACGCGGTTTTTCACGCCTAGAAAAGCAAGCGGCGAGCGGTTGCGACGACGTGGCGGCAAGCAGCCGTCAGGCGATTGCAGACACGGCGGCGCAAAGCGCCCCCGCTAGTAACACGGGGGGACAAAACGGCGCAGCTTGTGAAACGGCGGACAAAAGCAGCAAAGCCCAAAAACCCACCCTACACGCCCACAGCACTAAAACCAGTCAATTCGTCATGGTAAACGGCAAACTCAAAGAAATTCCACTACGTCAAGGCAACGCAACTGCAGCCCACATAGACACACTCACATTTACCTTTACCCAAGACGTATTAGTTGAACCCGACCTACCCATAGACGGCCAACACCCCGAAAACATCCGCCAGCTTGCCGAAAAACTCTCCGAACTCATGCACACCCTAATGGGCTTCGGCATCTACCAACAAAAAAACGGCATCAACGGCTACAAATACAGCTTTCTAATGGGTACGGAAACAGCCAAATACGGCGTTATCGCCTTTGGCGGTCTCAACCAAAAAGATAGCATCATGATACACCTATACGGCGACGGCTTAACCGCAGCCCAAGACGGCTGGGAAAACCGCCTATATAGCTGGCTAGAAGTATTCGCCCCCTTTGCCAAAATCACCCGCATAGACTTAGCCCACGACTTCATCAACGGCGAATTCACCCCCGACCAAGCCAAAACCGCATGGGAAAGCGGTGGCTTTGACAACAAAGGACAACGCCCAAGAGCAAGGCTACACGGCTACGACTGGCTAGACGACAAACGCACAGGCAAAACCTTTTACGTAGGCACACCCAACAGCAGCCGTATGGTACGCGTTTACGACAAAGGCTGCGAACAAGGCGACAACAGCAGCCCATGGGTACGCTTTGAATTACAGCTCCGTAACCGCGATTACATCATCCCACACGATATTTTAATCAGCGCAGGTAGCTACCTAACCGCCGCCTATCCCATCTGCCAAGACCTATTCAGTCGGTTTCGCGAACAACTCAAAAAAGCCGAGCGCATCAAAAAAACCGAAATGATTAACCTAGAACACGTTTTAAAGTACGCAAGCCAAGCCTGCAGCCCCTGTATTAACGCACTGGAACGGTTTGGCTTTGACGACGAAGAAATCAAAGTTTTGTTGAAAGGGGGCAAAACCAAACTACCCAAACGCCTAGGCGCAGACAAACACGACTGCCGCCAAGCCAACGTCCAATACATCCACCAAATGAAAACCATCGCCAACCAGCATAACAGCGAAGTCAAAAACTACATGAACGAAATAAGCGAAAGAGAACGGCAAGCCAAATTCCATCAACGAATGGACAAGCTCGCCCAAGAAGCCAAGCTATTCCGAATGCAGCAAGCCTTTGACAACAGCTGGCAAGCAGCATGGTACGACCAACTTTAA
- a CDS encoding virulence RhuM family protein produces the protein MDNLIIYNTDDGQSHVSLLVSDGEAWLTQNQLAELFATSVPNIATHIKNILEDKELNEVSVIKDFLITAQDGKQYQVKHYALDMILAVGFRVRSPRGVQFRRWANTQLRTYLDKGFLLDKERLKNPQGRLDYFDELLAEIREIRASEARFYQKVRDLFALSSDYDKTDKAAQMFFAETQNKLIFAVTRQTAAELVCARANAALPNMGLTAWKGKVVRKGDIVVAKNYLSADELDTLNRLVMIFLESAELRVKNRQDLTLDFWRGNVDSLIGFNGFPVLQDKGGRTHRQMELFAQEQYALFNQARKAAKLAADEAEDLRELERWQAALEKR, from the coding sequence ATGGACAATCTCATCATCTACAACACCGACGACGGCCAAAGCCATGTTTCCCTGCTGGTGTCCGACGGCGAAGCCTGGCTTACGCAAAACCAGCTTGCCGAACTTTTTGCCACCTCTGTGCCCAATATCGCTACGCATATTAAAAACATATTGGAAGACAAAGAGTTGAACGAGGTTTCAGTTATTAAGGATTTCTTAATAACTGCCCAAGACGGCAAGCAGTATCAGGTCAAGCATTACGCGCTGGATATGATTCTGGCAGTCGGTTTCCGCGTCCGCAGCCCGCGCGGGGTGCAGTTCCGCCGTTGGGCGAATACGCAGCTTCGCACCTATTTGGACAAAGGTTTTTTGCTGGACAAAGAACGGCTGAAAAATCCGCAGGGGCGTTTGGACTATTTTGACGAACTGCTGGCGGAAATCCGCGAAATCCGTGCCAGCGAAGCACGGTTTTATCAGAAAGTGCGCGATTTGTTCGCCCTATCCAGCGACTACGACAAAACCGACAAAGCGGCGCAGATGTTTTTTGCCGAAACGCAAAACAAGCTGATTTTCGCCGTTACCCGACAAACGGCGGCGGAACTGGTCTGCGCCCGCGCCAATGCCGCGCTGCCGAATATGGGTTTGACGGCGTGGAAAGGAAAAGTGGTGCGCAAAGGCGATATCGTGGTGGCGAAAAACTATCTCTCTGCCGACGAATTGGACACGCTCAACCGCTTGGTGATGATTTTCCTCGAAAGCGCAGAACTGCGCGTGAAAAACCGCCAAGACCTGACGCTGGATTTCTGGCGCGGCAATGTGGATAGTCTGATTGGTTTCAACGGTTTCCCCGTATTGCAAGACAAAGGCGGCCGCACGCACCGCCAAATGGAGCTGTTCGCCCAAGAACAATACGCGCTGTTTAACCAGGCACGCAAAGCTGCCAAACTGGCCGCCGACGAAGCCGAAGATTTGCGCGAGCTGGAACGCTGGCAGGCGGCGTTGGAGAAACGGTAA
- a CDS encoding phosphatidylserine decarboxylase: MNRFYPHPVVAREGWRIIATLAALTLIAFFCATNSPKLALWLLLATLASAHLFRDRVRNIPMDANALLSPADGRVILVENAHNPYAEQDALKISIRTHFFRAYAIRSPIHGSVQVQPSGKRHILRLQTSQQQAVTLVQNYGDCHAQTGSLVRGERIGFARFGGRVDVYLPPGSVPTVAIGDSVQASSSILAQLPERAAEAA; encoded by the coding sequence ATGAACCGCTTCTACCCCCATCCCGTTGTTGCCCGCGAAGGCTGGCGCATCATCGCCACGCTTGCCGCGCTCACGCTGATTGCCTTTTTCTGCGCCACCAACAGCCCCAAGCTCGCGCTGTGGCTGCTGCTTGCCACGCTGGCGAGTGCGCATCTGTTCCGCGACCGCGTGCGCAATATACCGATGGATGCTAACGCCTTGCTCTCTCCCGCCGATGGGCGCGTGATTTTGGTGGAAAACGCGCACAATCCCTACGCCGAGCAAGACGCGCTGAAAATCAGCATCCGCACCCATTTTTTCCGCGCCTACGCCATCCGCAGCCCAATACACGGCAGCGTGCAAGTGCAGCCAAGCGGCAAACGCCACATCTTGCGCCTGCAAACCAGCCAGCAGCAAGCCGTTACCCTAGTGCAAAACTACGGCGATTGCCACGCGCAAACGGGCAGCCTTGTGCGCGGCGAACGCATCGGCTTTGCCCGTTTTGGCGGGCGCGTGGACGTGTATTTACCGCCGGGCAGCGTCCCCACCGTGGCCATTGGCGACAGCGTCCAAGCCAGCAGCAGCATTCTGGCGCAGCTGCCCGAACGCGCGGCAGAGGCAGCCTGA
- a CDS encoding IS1595 family transposase: protein MKITHCKLKKSIRKKLLQFFVLEVTARSAADLLGIHPNSAALFYRKIREVISYYLSLEANTVFDGTVELDESYFGGHRKGKRGRGAAGKVAVFGILKRGGKVYTVVVKNAKRETLMPVITKKIMPDSIVYTDCLSSYDVLDVSGFTHHRINHSKLFADKQNHINGIENFWNQAKRVLRKYNGIDRKSFPLFLKECEFRFNFGTPSEQLKVLRRWCGI, encoded by the coding sequence ATGAAGATAACCCATTGTAAACTAAAAAAGAGTATACGAAAAAAGTTGCTCCAATTTTTTGTACTTGAAGTAACCGCCCGTTCGGCTGCTGATTTGTTGGGCATTCACCCCAATTCAGCAGCACTGTTCTACCGCAAAATCCGCGAAGTCATCAGCTACTATCTTTCATTGGAAGCCAATACAGTTTTTGATGGTACGGTTGAGCTAGATGAGAGTTACTTCGGCGGACATCGCAAAGGCAAACGCGGACGCGGAGCAGCAGGAAAAGTAGCTGTCTTTGGTATTCTTAAGCGTGGTGGTAAAGTTTATACCGTAGTAGTGAAGAATGCCAAAAGAGAAACCTTAATGCCTGTTATCACAAAGAAAATCATGCCTGATAGTATTGTTTATACCGATTGTTTGAGCAGCTATGATGTGTTGGATGTAAGTGGTTTTACCCACCACCGTATTAACCACAGCAAACTGTTTGCTGACAAACAAAACCACATCAACGGCATTGAAAATTTTTGGAATCAGGCGAAACGTGTTCTGCGTAAATACAATGGAATTGACCGTAAATCTTTCCCATTATTCTTGAAAGAATGCGAGTTTCGTTTTAACTTTGGCACACCGTCTGAACAGCTTAAAGTGCTGCGCAGATGGTGTGGTATTTAG
- a CDS encoding thioredoxin family protein — MKTKPALFAASLALLLTACAQQNAQQGNSQADEIKQLNAKLAEKEMAVKLSAQRTTELEKQYTDMYFELDSLTVESFKAKVARGDTFYAYIGRPSCSDCSAFEPIFKRYIKAHQLRGKLYFVNVHFLQQDKAAWAAFKQQYGLLGTPVLAKYSGGKQINKLDKEEKGEMSPQDIEAWLKLNKL, encoded by the coding sequence ATGAAAACAAAACCCGCCTTATTCGCCGCCAGCCTCGCGCTGCTTTTAACCGCCTGCGCGCAACAAAACGCCCAGCAAGGCAACAGCCAAGCCGATGAAATCAAACAGCTCAACGCCAAACTGGCCGAAAAAGAAATGGCGGTCAAGCTCTCCGCCCAGCGCACGACCGAGCTGGAAAAGCAATACACCGATATGTATTTTGAGCTGGACAGCTTAACGGTGGAAAGTTTCAAAGCCAAAGTTGCCCGAGGCGACACGTTTTATGCCTACATCGGGCGGCCCAGTTGCAGCGATTGCAGCGCGTTTGAGCCGATTTTCAAGCGTTACATCAAGGCGCATCAGCTGCGCGGCAAGCTCTATTTTGTGAACGTGCATTTCTTGCAGCAAGACAAAGCCGCGTGGGCGGCGTTTAAACAGCAATATGGCTTGCTGGGCACGCCCGTGTTGGCAAAATACAGCGGCGGCAAGCAAATCAACAAGCTGGACAAGGAAGAAAAAGGCGAGATGTCGCCGCAGGATATTGAAGCGTGGTTGAAGCTGAACAAGCTGTAA
- a CDS encoding TOBE domain-containing protein: MQTSARNQFEGTVKSIKNGAVNSEIIIELAGGKEIAAAITCESVAGLDLAVGKSVLAWVKAGSVLLATDADDYAFSARNQLSGTIRQIHRGTVNAVVELDADGLAVSAGITLHSAQALHLQVGQTATALFKASAVVLAVKK, encoded by the coding sequence ATGCAAACAAGTGCGCGTAATCAATTTGAAGGCACGGTTAAAAGTATTAAAAATGGCGCGGTAAACAGCGAAATCATCATTGAGCTGGCCGGCGGCAAAGAAATTGCGGCGGCGATTACTTGCGAGAGCGTGGCAGGGCTGGATTTGGCGGTGGGCAAAAGCGTGCTGGCTTGGGTGAAAGCGGGCAGCGTGCTGCTGGCAACGGATGCGGATGATTATGCGTTTTCGGCGCGCAACCAGCTGAGCGGCACCATTCGCCAAATCCATCGCGGCACGGTGAACGCGGTGGTGGAATTGGATGCCGATGGCTTGGCGGTAAGCGCGGGGATTACCTTGCACAGCGCGCAAGCCTTACATTTGCAGGTGGGGCAAACGGCGACGGCGTTGTTTAAGGCTTCGGCGGTGGTGCTGGCGGTGAAAAAATAG
- a CDS encoding DUF1653 domain-containing protein yields MITPPLGIYRHYKGNLYQLLHIARHSETEEPLAVYRALYGDYGVWVRPLAMFTENVVTEQGSVARFALVKAVD; encoded by the coding sequence ATGATTACTCCCCCGCTCGGCATCTACCGCCACTACAAAGGCAACCTTTATCAACTGCTGCACATCGCCCGCCACAGCGAAACCGAAGAGCCGCTTGCCGTGTATCGCGCGTTATACGGCGATTACGGCGTGTGGGTGCGCCCGCTGGCGATGTTTACCGAAAACGTCGTAACGGAGCAGGGCAGCGTGGCGCGGTTTGCGTTGGTGAAGGCGGTGGATTAG